The Halomonas sp. 7T genome contains a region encoding:
- a CDS encoding HesA/MoeB/ThiF family protein has protein sequence MMDDQALLRYSRQIMLPEVDIDGQERLRSAHVLIIGAGGLGSPAALYLAAAGIGRITIADADEVELSNLQRQIAHQQASIGVNKACSAKASMEALNPDCQVVAVEQHAVGEPLQALVASADAVLDCTDRFSSRYAINAAAQQAGVPLISGAAIRFSGQLAVFDPRDAESPCYACLYPPDDSDDEALSCAESGVMAPLVGLIGCFQAVEAFKLLSGAGTPHQGLSTFDGLSGQWRHFQVPRDPACPVCCARS, from the coding sequence ATGATGGATGATCAGGCGCTGCTGCGCTATAGCCGCCAAATTATGTTGCCTGAAGTGGATATTGACGGACAGGAGCGCCTGCGAAGCGCCCATGTGCTGATTATCGGCGCGGGTGGCCTGGGGTCGCCTGCAGCACTCTATTTAGCGGCAGCGGGCATTGGGCGTATTACCATTGCGGATGCAGATGAGGTGGAGCTTTCTAACCTGCAGCGGCAAATCGCTCACCAGCAGGCAAGCATCGGCGTAAACAAAGCGTGTTCAGCAAAAGCCAGTATGGAAGCGTTGAACCCTGACTGCCAGGTAGTGGCGGTGGAACAGCATGCCGTAGGCGAGCCGTTACAGGCCCTTGTAGCGTCGGCAGACGCCGTGCTGGACTGCACTGATCGTTTTTCGAGCCGCTACGCGATTAATGCTGCCGCACAGCAAGCAGGCGTACCGCTGATTTCTGGTGCGGCGATTCGCTTTTCGGGCCAGCTGGCGGTATTTGACCCCCGCGACGCAGAGAGCCCTTGTTATGCTTGCCTTTACCCCCCAGATGATAGCGATGACGAAGCCCTTAGCTGTGCTGAAAGTGGTGTCATGGCGCCCTTGGTAGGGCTAATCGGCTGCTTCCAGGCGGTTGAGGCGTTCAAGCTGCTCAGCGGCGCGGGGACACCGCATCAAGGCTTATCCACGTTCGATGGCTTGAGCGGCCAGTGGCGCCATTTTCAAGTGCCCAGAGATCCTGCTTGCCCGGTGTGTTGCGCTCGTTCATGA
- the ahpF gene encoding alkyl hydroperoxide reductase subunit F — MLDANLKNQLKAYLEKVTQPFEIVASLDDGAKSRELLGLLEDISSLTDKITLHSDGQDSRTPSFAINRPGEETGVVFAGIPMGHEFTSLVLALLQVGGHPPKTSQELLDQIKDLDGEMQFETYYSLSCQNCPDVVQALNLMAIFNPNVRHVAIDGALFQDEVESREIMSVPSIYLNGKPFDQGRMTLEQILAKVDTGAAEREAKKLSEKAAFDTLVIGGGPAGASAAIYSARKGINTGVAAERFGGQVADTMGIENFISVSHTEGPKLVSALEEHVKEYEVDVMNLQRATTFKAAEAEGGLHEVTFESGAKLKSKTLVLATGARWREMNVPGEQQYRNKGVAYCPHCDGPLFKGKRVAVIGGGNSGVEAAIDLAGIVGHVTLVEFMGEMRADAVLQKKLKSLPNVDIVLNAQTTEVTGDGSRVNGLTYKDRNTDEIKNIALEGIFVQIGLVPNTEWLKGSPIEMSPRGEIIVDAHGMTSVPGVFAAGDVTTVPYKQIIIAMGEGAKASLGAFDYLIRN, encoded by the coding sequence ATGCTGGACGCCAATTTAAAAAATCAGTTGAAAGCTTACCTGGAAAAAGTGACTCAACCGTTCGAGATCGTTGCGTCCCTCGATGACGGTGCCAAGTCACGGGAATTGCTGGGCCTGCTGGAAGATATCAGCAGCCTCACCGATAAAATTACTCTGCATAGCGACGGGCAAGACAGCCGCACCCCGTCGTTTGCGATTAACCGCCCCGGCGAAGAGACCGGCGTGGTGTTTGCAGGCATCCCCATGGGCCACGAGTTCACCTCGCTGGTACTGGCGCTGCTGCAAGTGGGTGGCCATCCGCCCAAGACCTCTCAAGAGCTGCTGGATCAAATTAAAGACCTCGACGGCGAGATGCAGTTTGAGACCTACTACTCGCTCTCCTGCCAGAACTGCCCAGATGTCGTGCAGGCGCTAAACCTGATGGCGATCTTCAACCCCAACGTGCGCCACGTGGCCATCGACGGCGCGCTGTTCCAGGATGAAGTTGAATCGCGCGAAATTATGTCGGTGCCCAGCATCTACCTTAACGGCAAGCCGTTTGATCAAGGCCGTATGACCCTTGAGCAGATTCTGGCCAAAGTGGATACAGGCGCTGCCGAGCGCGAAGCGAAGAAGCTGAGCGAAAAAGCCGCCTTCGATACGCTGGTGATTGGCGGCGGCCCGGCAGGCGCTTCAGCCGCTATCTACTCTGCCCGTAAAGGCATCAACACCGGCGTTGCCGCCGAGCGCTTTGGCGGCCAGGTAGCCGACACCATGGGCATCGAGAACTTTATCTCCGTGTCTCATACCGAAGGCCCCAAGCTTGTCAGCGCCCTTGAAGAGCACGTCAAAGAGTACGAAGTCGACGTGATGAACCTGCAGCGCGCCACAACGTTCAAGGCAGCGGAAGCCGAAGGCGGCCTGCATGAAGTCACGTTTGAGTCTGGCGCGAAGCTGAAGAGCAAAACCCTGGTACTGGCCACCGGTGCCCGCTGGCGTGAGATGAACGTGCCCGGCGAGCAGCAGTACCGCAACAAGGGCGTTGCCTACTGCCCCCACTGCGATGGCCCGCTGTTTAAAGGCAAGCGCGTTGCGGTGATTGGTGGCGGCAACTCCGGCGTTGAAGCGGCTATCGACCTGGCGGGCATTGTCGGCCACGTCACGCTGGTTGAGTTCATGGGTGAAATGCGCGCCGACGCGGTGCTGCAGAAGAAGCTGAAAAGCCTGCCCAACGTCGACATTGTGCTGAATGCCCAAACCACGGAAGTGACCGGCGACGGCAGCCGCGTTAACGGCCTGACCTACAAAGACCGCAACACCGATGAGATTAAAAACATCGCGTTGGAAGGCATCTTTGTGCAGATTGGCCTGGTGCCCAACACCGAGTGGCTGAAAGGCTCGCCGATTGAAATGTCGCCCCGTGGCGAGATCATTGTCGATGCCCACGGCATGACCTCAGTGCCCGGCGTGTTTGCCGCAGGCGATGTCACCACCGTACCCTACAAACAGATCATTATTGCCATGGGTGAAGGTGCTAAAGCCTCGCTAGGCGCTTTCGACTATCTGATTCGTAATTAA
- a CDS encoding Lrp/AsnC ligand binding domain-containing protein, whose protein sequence is MKPKNRTLDRIDLKILRCLQENARISYVDLASEVGLSTTPCLERVKRLERAGIIRGYQAILDPRALKANLLVFVEISLETQSPAVFDEFRRAVETLPQIQECHLVSGQFDYILKCRIPEMAAYRQLLGDVVLTLPGVKESKSYVVMEEVKESFSLHVPDFEEFEDK, encoded by the coding sequence ATGAAACCTAAAAATAGAACGCTGGACCGTATCGATCTTAAAATTTTGCGCTGTCTGCAGGAAAATGCGCGCATTTCCTACGTCGATTTAGCATCTGAAGTTGGCTTATCCACAACCCCTTGCTTAGAGCGCGTTAAACGTCTGGAGCGAGCGGGGATTATTCGCGGTTATCAAGCGATTCTCGATCCGCGTGCGTTGAAGGCTAACCTATTGGTATTTGTCGAAATTAGTCTGGAAACGCAGTCGCCTGCCGTTTTTGACGAGTTCCGCCGTGCGGTAGAGACGCTCCCACAGATTCAGGAGTGCCATTTGGTCTCTGGGCAATTTGATTACATTTTGAAGTGTCGCATTCCTGAAATGGCGGCTTACCGTCAGCTGCTGGGCGATGTGGTGCTGACCCTACCCGGCGTGAAAGAGTCAAAAAGCTACGTGGTGATGGAAGAAGTGAAAGAGAGCTTCAGCCTGCACGTTCCCGACTTCGAGGAATTTGAGGATAAGTAA
- the ahpC gene encoding alkyl hydroperoxide reductase subunit C, with amino-acid sequence MSLINTEVKPFKATAYLNGEFIDVTEADMKGQWSIFFFYPADFTFVCPTELGDLADNYAEFKKLGVEIYSVSTDTHFTHKAWHDSSETIGKLQYPMIADPTLQISRNFEVLIEEAGLAERGTFVVDPDGKIQIVEINAGNIGRNAEELLRKVKAAQYVRENPNEVCPAKWKEGEETLAPSLDLVGKI; translated from the coding sequence ATGTCTTTGATCAACACTGAAGTAAAACCGTTTAAAGCGACTGCTTACTTGAACGGCGAATTTATCGACGTTACTGAAGCAGATATGAAAGGTCAGTGGTCTATTTTCTTCTTCTACCCGGCTGACTTTACCTTTGTCTGCCCGACCGAACTTGGCGACCTGGCCGACAACTACGCTGAATTTAAAAAGCTGGGTGTTGAAATCTACAGCGTATCTACCGACACCCACTTCACGCACAAAGCGTGGCACGACAGCTCTGAAACCATCGGTAAACTGCAGTACCCGATGATTGCTGACCCGACTCTGCAAATTTCTCGCAACTTCGAAGTTCTGATCGAAGAAGCCGGTTTGGCTGAGCGCGGCACGTTCGTTGTTGATCCGGATGGCAAAATCCAGATCGTTGAAATCAACGCAGGCAACATCGGCCGTAATGCTGAAGAACTGCTGCGTAAAGTAAAGGCTGCTCAGTACGTTCGTGAAAATCCGAACGAAGTGTGCCCGGCTAAGTGGAAAGAAGGCGAAGAGACCCTTGCCCCGTCTCTGGATCTCGTAGGCAAAATTTAA
- the prmC gene encoding peptide chain release factor N(5)-glutamine methyltransferase, with product MTFDALLNNAAQRLQLAGSPSPRLDAEVLMEFATGHSRTWLYTWGDRECPTWEHARFEALIAARAQGQPVAYLTGVREFWGLPLATSPTTLIPRPDTETLVEAALARAQTSTGRLLDLGTGTGAIALAFASEKPGWKVVGADIRPEAVALATQNAGSLNITNATFLVSDWFSALALPASAATFDIIVSNPPYIAADDPHLAQGDVRFEPRSALVAAADGMADLLHVITTAKAYLTPGGWLALEHGYQQAPSVRQALKQAGYQSVESVQDIGGHERVTLGHFK from the coding sequence AAGTGCTGATGGAATTCGCCACTGGTCACAGCCGCACATGGCTTTATACCTGGGGCGACAGGGAGTGCCCTACTTGGGAGCATGCACGTTTTGAGGCACTCATTGCCGCTCGCGCCCAGGGCCAGCCGGTGGCCTACTTAACCGGTGTAAGGGAGTTTTGGGGACTGCCGCTGGCCACGTCCCCCACCACGCTGATTCCTCGGCCCGATACTGAAACGTTAGTAGAAGCCGCCTTGGCGCGGGCGCAAACATCAACGGGCAGGCTGCTCGACTTAGGCACGGGAACAGGTGCCATCGCGCTGGCATTTGCCAGTGAAAAGCCTGGCTGGAAGGTGGTCGGGGCGGATATACGACCGGAAGCGGTGGCGCTGGCGACCCAAAATGCAGGTTCACTCAACATTACAAACGCCACTTTTCTGGTGAGCGACTGGTTTAGCGCTTTGGCGCTCCCTGCATCTGCTGCGACGTTTGACATCATTGTGAGTAACCCGCCTTATATTGCAGCTGATGACCCGCACTTAGCCCAGGGTGATGTCCGCTTTGAGCCACGTTCGGCGCTGGTAGCGGCGGCTGACGGCATGGCAGATCTGCTGCACGTGATTACAACAGCAAAAGCCTATCTCACACCCGGCGGCTGGCTGGCGCTAGAACACGGTTATCAACAGGCTCCCAGCGTGCGTCAAGCACTCAAGCAAGCGGGCTATCAAAGCGTTGAAAGCGTGCAAGACATCGGCGGCCATGAACGGGTTACCCTGGGGCATTTCAAATAA